The genomic region GGAGCAGGACCGAGACCGGGAGCAGGACCGGGAGCATCTGCCCGATCCCGGCCACGGCGTCGCGGCGGAACACGTCGCCCCCGAGCGGGACGCGGCCACCGGCCAGGTTCCGTCCCGCCGGCGACGGAGCGGCCCGTGACCCCCGAGGGGGAGGGCGGCTCGGGTCCCCGGCACCGCCGGGGAGGCACCGGCCCCCGGGCGGGCCGTGGCAGTCGTGGTCGCGATCCGTGGCAGGACAACGCCGGCGACCCGGACCACCGGGCGGACGAGTGGCCCGACGGCGCCGGCCAGCCCCACCTCGACCCCGACCGCTCCTATCCGGGCAGCGACCAGCGGTACCCGGGCGGCGGCCGATCCTTCCCGGGAGACGGCCGCTCCCATCCCGACCCTGGTGGGCCGCACCCGGACCGCGACGAGCGATACCCGAGCCTCGACCAGCGGTATCTCGATCCAGCCGATCGGTACCCCGGTCCCGACGGCCAGCCCGGCATCCCGGACGACATTTACCGGGATCGGCACGACGGCTACCGCCGCCGGGACGGCGACTACACGCATCAGTCCTATGGCGACGGACCGTACTCAGAACGGCCGAACGCAGGTGGGCCGCACGGAGATGAGCCGTACGCCGGCGATTCCTACGTCGACGCTTCCTACGTCGACGACTCGTACGTCGACGACTCGTACGCCGATGGTGCGTACGCCGAAGGGCCGCCTACGGACGGGCAGTACCCCGGGCGGGCACGGCGGGCGGCCTACCCCGAGCGTCGATTCGGCGATCACGACCCTGCCGGGCGGTTCGACGCGCCCCGCGGCGGCGACGACCGATGGGCCGACCCCCGGGACGGCGCCGCGGCGCGCCCGGTCCCATCCCCCGGTTCCCCGCGGGCCGCGGCTGCGGAGGCGACCCGGAAGTTGCCGTCCTCGCCGCGGACACCACCGCCTCCCCCCGGGGTGCCCCCCCCGTCCGAGCGAGGTCCTGGCTCCGCGGCACCTGGGCGGGTCCAGCCCGCCGCGCCCGTCGACGGGACGCGAACCACCAGGCTGCCCACCCCGCCCAGCCCGCAGCCGGCAGGTCCGATGCCCGGACGAAGGCCGCAGGCGGAACCCGGCCCGCCGCCCGCACAGGTCGGCCGACTCACCGGTCCAGGCTCCGCTGGTCCAGGTCCCGCCGGTTCAGGTCCCGCCGGACCGGGTTCCATCGATGCGGGTTCCATCGATGCAGGTTCCGCCGGTTCGGACTTCACCGGGCGCGGGTCGCGGGAGCAGCAGCCGGATCCCGACGACCGCCCCCGGCGCTTCGCCGGCGAACGGCGCCGGCCGTCGCTCGGCGAGTCCCGGCCGACGGTCGCGCTTCCGCGCAGCAACGTCCGGCGCATCCCCCCGGAGTCGCACCAGCACGGCCGCGCACGGGACGGCGGCCGCGGACGGGACACCGCCCTGCCTCCCGAGGCTCGGGACGGCCGCGCAGGCCGGGACCCCCGCTCCCGTGACCGTCGCGACGAAACCCGCCGCGGCGAAGCCCGCCGCGGCGCTGAGCGCGACGGCGCCCTCGGCGGTTGGCGCGACGATCCGGTCGCCGACCCGCGGGCCGGCGGCCGTGTCGGCGAGGTCAGCGACGGCGGCGGCCGCGGGGACGGCGGCAACGTGGGCTACGGCGGCGGCGTCGGGCAGGACGACCTCAGGGACGTCCGCGCCGCCCGCCCCCGCACCCCGACCCCCCGCGAGACGGGCGGACGGACCGCCCGGCGCGACCCGTCCCGTCGACGGAACCCGCGCCCCGCCGATGCGGCGGCCACCACCGCGCTCGCGAAGCCGTCCACCGCGAAAGCGGCGACCCCACCACCCACGAGCGCCCAGTCCACCAGGGCGCCGTCGACGCGGGCACAGCCGACGCGGGCACAGCCGACGACCGCGAAGCCGACGACCGCCCGTCGGGGGAAGTCCGGCGCGGGGAAGTCCGGGCCGAGCCTCGGCCAGGCCAGCGGGATCATGGCGATCGGCACGATCGTCTCCCGGGCGTCCGGCTTCCTGCGTACGGTCGCGATCGCCGCCGCGCTGGGCACCAGCGGGGTCAGCCAGGCCTACAACGTCGCCAACACCACCCCGAACGTCCTCTACGACCTGCTCCTCGGCGGCATCCTGACCAGCGTCATCGTCCCGGTGATGGTGCGCGCGGCCAAGGAGGACCCGGACGGCGGGGACAGGTTCGCCTCCTCACTGCTGACCATCATGATCCTCGGGCTGGGCGCGGCGGTGGCGGTCGGCATGCTGGTCGCGCCCTGGATCACCGACGCCTACCTGCACGCGGGGTCGGCGGAGCGCGCGCTGGGCACCGAGATGCTGCGCTGGTTCCTCCCCCAGATCGTCTTCTACGGGGTGGGCGCGACGATCGGCGCGATCCTCAACGTC from Frankia alni ACN14a harbors:
- the murJ gene encoding murein biosynthesis integral membrane protein MurJ; its protein translation is MTPEGEGGSGPRHRRGGTGPRAGRGSRGRDPWQDNAGDPDHRADEWPDGAGQPHLDPDRSYPGSDQRYPGGGRSFPGDGRSHPDPGGPHPDRDERYPSLDQRYLDPADRYPGPDGQPGIPDDIYRDRHDGYRRRDGDYTHQSYGDGPYSERPNAGGPHGDEPYAGDSYVDASYVDDSYVDDSYADGAYAEGPPTDGQYPGRARRAAYPERRFGDHDPAGRFDAPRGGDDRWADPRDGAAARPVPSPGSPRAAAAEATRKLPSSPRTPPPPPGVPPPSERGPGSAAPGRVQPAAPVDGTRTTRLPTPPSPQPAGPMPGRRPQAEPGPPPAQVGRLTGPGSAGPGPAGSGPAGPGSIDAGSIDAGSAGSDFTGRGSREQQPDPDDRPRRFAGERRRPSLGESRPTVALPRSNVRRIPPESHQHGRARDGGRGRDTALPPEARDGRAGRDPRSRDRRDETRRGEARRGAERDGALGGWRDDPVADPRAGGRVGEVSDGGGRGDGGNVGYGGGVGQDDLRDVRAARPRTPTPRETGGRTARRDPSRRRNPRPADAAATTALAKPSTAKAATPPPTSAQSTRAPSTRAQPTRAQPTTAKPTTARRGKSGAGKSGPSLGQASGIMAIGTIVSRASGFLRTVAIAAALGTSGVSQAYNVANTTPNVLYDLLLGGILTSVIVPVMVRAAKEDPDGGDRFASSLLTIMILGLGAAVAVGMLVAPWITDAYLHAGSAERALGTEMLRWFLPQIVFYGVGATIGAILNVRQSFAAPMFAPILNNLIVIATCVAFVYVVSGPHPPGVDGPKAISNAQITVLAGGTTLGVVAMTLALLPSLRKVGFRYRPRLDLRHPELRSAARLAGWTLLFVIVSQIGYLVIVNLSTASTAYTIYTYGYQIFQLPYAIIGVSVITALLPRMSGHAAQGRRDLVRADISTATRVAVTAIVPAALFILALGRPIAVAVFYHGAVRYHAAVDIGDTLSAFALALVPFSLFQVQLRAFYAYQDSRTPALVNMGVVAVNVLGAVVLTVLVPEQHRAPALALAFAFAYLVGLAATTILLRRRLGGVDGNRTARVITQVAVAAGFGAVIASLLARGIRAVIGTGWLSSGIAVVIAAVVGGALFIAVARRMNVHEVNALTEVVNGRLRRGRGRPGGPTAAPTAAGRTGRPARADRTDRTDRAGRREPSSRTGARAPTPPRRDDPDDRSGPATGTRRNGRTPRRR